In the Pristis pectinata isolate sPriPec2 chromosome 35, sPriPec2.1.pri, whole genome shotgun sequence genome, one interval contains:
- the LOC127586443 gene encoding interferon regulatory factor 2-binding protein 1-like, producing MGSAPPPPSGAAAASASASRRHSCYLCDLPRMPWAMIWDFSQAVCRGCVNYEGADRIERVIEQARHLKRAHGLPAAAPGPAPAPPPRSPAPRPPAPHPHRLLLPDYPPPGPELPAARRPLLGPAAALLGLSPGPAPSIGLELGRRPELERALREKPGGGGGASAPGGEALAELGRALRHRAEEWAGRPAAVRDSLLGLSECAPFALRLRADPSLTARVLAFDAAERPQDRVLELRLLVEYPSGSGAVHCGATEACRRMLSDSSKERPGSPGLDCLEYQRRSGGSGDWRPLSQLLTEGARLFKEAVPADLMPEPHSGGMGLPGGLSRPGARRRKASPDGEPEAGKVASEGQPWAAGGEGGAQVGHSPAALVSSSAADPKDAGQAVHSTTAPGHSGQRRLTPRNGEPGAPEAGHGGEAQGAPDSSNGPLCCTICHQRLEDTHFVQCPSVPAHKFCFPCSRESIKAQGAGGEVYCPSGEKCPLVGSSVPWAFMQGEIATILAGDIKVKKERDP from the coding sequence ATGGGCTCGGCCCCGCCGCCTCCCTCCGGCGCGGCCGCCGCCTCGGCCTCGGCCAGCCGCCGCCACTCGTGCTACCTGTGCGACCTGCCGCGGATGCCGTGGGCCATGATCTGGGACTTCTCGCAGGCCGTGTGCCGCGGCTGCGTCAACTACGAGGGCGCCGACCGCATCGAGCGCGTCATCGAGCAGGCGCGGCACCTGAAGCGGGCCCACGGGCTGCCGGCCGCCGCCCCGGGCCCGGCCCCCGCGCCGCCGCCCCGCTCCCCCGCGCCCCGCCCGCCCGCCCCGCACCCCCACCGCCTGCTGCTGCCCGACTACCCGCCCCCCGGGCCCGAGCTCCCGGCCGCCCGCCGCCCGCTGCTCGGCCCCGCCGCCGCCCTGCTCGGCCTGAGCCCCGGGCCCGCGCCCTCCATCGGCCTGGAGCTGGGCCGCAGGCCCGAGCTGGAGCGGGCGCTGCGGGAGAAgccgggcggcggcggcggcgcctCGGCCCCGGGCGGCGAGGCCTTGGCCGAGCTGGGCCGCGCCCTCCGCCACCGCGCCGAGGAGTGGGCGGGCCGGCCGGCCGCCGTGCGGGACTCGCTGCTCGGCCTGTCCGAGTGCGCTCCCTTCGCCCTGCGCCTGCGGGCCGACCCCTCGCTCACCGCCCGCGTCCTGGCCTTCGACGCGGCTGAGAGGCCCCAGGACCGGGTGCTGGAGCTGCGCTTGCTGGTCGAGTACCCCAGCGGCTCGGGGGCCGTGCACTGCGGGGCGACCGAGGCCTGCCGTCGGATGCTGAGCGACAGCAGCAAGGAGAGGCCGGGCAGCCCGGGCCTGGACTGCTTGGAGTACCAGAGGAGGTCCGGGGGCTCGGGTGACTGGAGGCCCCTGTCCCAGCTGCTGACCGAGGGCGCCCGCCTCTTCAAGGAGGCCGTGCCCGCCGACTTGATGCCCGAGCCCCACTCGGGAGGCATGGGTCTGCCAGGGGGTCTGTCCAGGCCTGGGGCACGCCGCCGCAAAGCCTCGCCGGATGGGGAGCCCGAGGCGGGCAAGGTGGCGAGCGAGGGGCAGCCCTGGGCGGCCGGGGGCGAAGGAGGGGCACAGGTGGGGCATTCGCCTGCTGCCCTAGTCAGCAGCAGCGCCGCCGACCCCAAGGATGCCggccaggcagtgcactccaccaCGGCACCCGGGCACAGCGGGCAACGGCGGCTGACCCCCCGCAATGGCGAGCCCGGTGCCCCCGAGGCCGGGCACGGCGGCGAGGCGCAGGGAGCCCCCGACTCCTCCAACGGCCCCCTATGCTGCACCATCTGCCACCAGCGGCTGGAGGACACCCACTTCGTCCAGTGCCCCTCTGTGCCCGCTCACAAGTTCTGCTTCCCCTGCTCGAGGGAGAGCATAAAGGCCCAGGGGGCGGGCGGTGAGGTCTACTGCCCCAGTGGCGAGAAGTGCCCGCTGGTCGGCTCCAGCGTGCCCTGGGCGTTCATGCAGGGCGAGATTGCCACCATCCTTGCCGGTGACATCAAGGTGAAGAAGGAGCGGGACCCCTGA